From the Arthrobacter sp. PM3 genome, one window contains:
- a CDS encoding LOG family protein, with product MRFARSLHPSPRTLEVESLAGFDRFVAAGARSMHGWHVQSLDLRGRRDQLAALDVQGAIFLGCTFDDGVELSLRSRGALIFPRLESVPFNPYRGQLYTPQELYAGVATSRYEDTLDARIYQWSIRPGQRHRLDSTLAAALHDHAIGDALDELTRTGFCAGRGMVGVMGGHAARRGTALFEEAAQLGRLLARNDRVVATGGGPGTMEAANLGAFLSAAPERDFRRALADLGAVPAFLPSVSAWARAAAAVVERHPDGTPSLGIPTWYYGHEPPNFFATHVAKYFANAIREAILLELCNGGIIFLPGSGGTVQEIFQDACENYYGDPETITPMVLVGQEHWLRRFPAWPLLQSLASGRRMEGRIYLVDTVEEALDALVR from the coding sequence ATGAGGTTCGCCCGCAGCCTGCACCCCAGCCCGCGCACCCTGGAGGTCGAGAGCCTTGCCGGTTTCGACCGGTTCGTCGCCGCCGGAGCGCGCAGCATGCACGGCTGGCATGTCCAGTCGCTGGATCTGCGCGGCCGGCGGGACCAGCTGGCGGCGTTGGACGTGCAGGGGGCGATCTTCCTGGGCTGCACGTTCGACGACGGTGTGGAGCTTTCCCTGCGCAGCCGGGGTGCGCTGATCTTTCCCCGTCTCGAGTCCGTTCCGTTCAACCCCTACCGCGGCCAGCTGTACACGCCGCAGGAGCTGTACGCGGGGGTGGCCACCTCCCGCTACGAGGACACCCTCGACGCACGCATCTACCAGTGGAGCATCCGGCCGGGCCAGCGCCACCGCCTCGATTCGACCCTTGCCGCCGCGCTGCACGACCATGCGATCGGCGACGCGCTGGACGAGCTGACGCGCACGGGCTTCTGCGCGGGCCGCGGGATGGTCGGCGTCATGGGCGGCCACGCGGCCCGTCGCGGCACCGCCCTGTTTGAGGAAGCCGCCCAGCTGGGGCGGCTGCTGGCCCGCAACGACCGGGTGGTGGCCACCGGCGGCGGGCCGGGGACCATGGAGGCGGCCAACCTGGGCGCTTTCCTCAGCGCCGCCCCGGAACGGGACTTCCGGCGGGCCCTGGCCGACCTTGGGGCGGTACCGGCCTTCCTGCCCTCGGTGTCGGCCTGGGCGCGGGCGGCTGCCGCCGTCGTCGAGCGCCATCCGGACGGGACGCCGTCGCTGGGGATTCCCACCTGGTACTACGGCCACGAGCCGCCCAATTTCTTCGCCACCCACGTGGCCAAGTACTTCGCCAATGCCATCCGGGAAGCGATCCTGCTTGAGCTCTGCAACGGCGGCATCATCTTCCTGCCGGGCTCCGGCGGCACGGTGCAGGAGATCTTCCAGGACGCCTGCGAGAACTACTACGGCGACCCCGAAACCATCACGCCCATGGTCCTCGTGGGGCAGGAGCACTGGCTGCGGCGGTTCCCGGCCTGGCCGCTCCTGCAGAGCCTGGCCTCCGGCCGTCGGATGGAGGGGCGGATCTACCTGGTGGACACCGTGGAGGAAGCCCTCGACGCCCTGGTACGCTGA
- a CDS encoding gamma-glutamyl-gamma-aminobutyrate hydrolase family protein: MQTSRPRPDRRPRIGLPVRLTSSSNPDPRVAAANGLFGYIEDLLREGGGEPVLLTAAAMADGGAAAALASLDGVVLPGGGDLDPGLYGEAPADACYDVNHEQDRLDAAVARHAIDAGLPLLGICRGHQLLNVLYGGTLLQDMAPGAVAHREPAPAHGAGPWAWHEVEVLAGSKVAALYGAGSGAVSVKIASGHHQAVARVGGPLLVTAVAGDGTVEALEDPDRWVASVQWHPEALELPAAERLAPFRAFIDVCRTGS, encoded by the coding sequence ATGCAGACTTCCCGCCCTCGCCCGGACCGCCGGCCGCGCATCGGCCTCCCGGTCCGGCTCACCAGCTCGTCCAATCCCGACCCGCGCGTGGCCGCGGCCAATGGATTGTTCGGGTATATCGAGGACCTTCTGCGTGAAGGCGGCGGCGAACCGGTGCTGCTCACCGCTGCCGCAATGGCCGACGGCGGTGCCGCAGCAGCGCTGGCGTCCCTGGACGGCGTCGTGCTTCCCGGCGGCGGCGACCTGGATCCCGGCCTCTACGGCGAGGCGCCGGCCGATGCGTGCTACGACGTCAACCATGAGCAGGACCGGCTGGATGCGGCGGTGGCGCGGCACGCGATCGACGCCGGGCTGCCGCTGCTGGGCATCTGCCGCGGACATCAGCTGCTCAACGTGCTCTACGGCGGAACCCTCCTCCAGGACATGGCCCCCGGTGCGGTGGCGCACCGGGAACCGGCGCCGGCGCACGGTGCCGGTCCGTGGGCCTGGCACGAGGTTGAGGTCCTGGCCGGCTCCAAGGTGGCGGCCCTGTACGGCGCCGGCTCCGGCGCCGTGAGCGTGAAGATCGCCTCCGGCCACCACCAGGCAGTGGCCCGGGTGGGCGGGCCACTGCTCGTGACGGCCGTGGCCGGGGACGGCACGGTCGAAGCGCTGGAGGACCCGGACCGGTGGGTCGCCTCGGTCCAGTGGCACCCCGAGGCGCTGGAGCTTCCTGCTGCGGAACGGCTCGCACCGTTCCGGGCGTTCATCGACGTGTGCCGGACCGGTTCCTGA
- a CDS encoding SDR family NAD(P)-dependent oxidoreductase has product MPAVTPFPSDRTVVLTGAASARGIGRAAADRLASEGWSIAILDINAEDASAAAAEIGSNRVVKAIGVGADVSDAASVDRAITEIEGSLPPIVALANLAGISSPTPFMETTVEEWDKVFAINMRGSFIVSQRVLKGMIERRLGRIVSISSISAQRGGGTYSKVAYSASKAGIIGFTRALAREVGEFGVTVNAIAPGPIDTDIMGGTLTEERKAQMSEGIMMGRVGSREEVAALISFLLGPDAGYITAATYDINGGLQVS; this is encoded by the coding sequence ATGCCTGCAGTAACCCCTTTCCCCTCCGACCGCACTGTTGTCCTGACCGGCGCCGCCTCGGCCCGCGGCATCGGCCGCGCCGCCGCAGACCGCCTGGCCAGCGAGGGCTGGTCGATCGCGATCCTGGACATCAACGCCGAGGACGCCAGCGCCGCAGCCGCCGAAATCGGGTCCAACCGCGTGGTCAAGGCCATCGGTGTCGGCGCGGATGTCTCCGACGCCGCGTCGGTGGACCGGGCCATCACCGAAATCGAAGGCTCGCTGCCGCCGATCGTCGCCCTGGCCAACCTGGCCGGCATCAGTTCGCCGACGCCGTTCATGGAAACCACGGTCGAAGAATGGGACAAGGTCTTCGCCATCAACATGCGCGGATCCTTCATCGTCTCCCAGCGGGTCCTCAAGGGCATGATCGAACGCCGGCTCGGCAGGATCGTGAGCATCTCCTCGATCTCGGCGCAGCGCGGCGGCGGCACCTACTCCAAGGTCGCCTACAGTGCGTCCAAGGCCGGGATCATCGGGTTCACCCGTGCCCTGGCCCGCGAGGTCGGCGAATTCGGGGTCACCGTCAACGCCATCGCCCCCGGCCCGATCGACACCGACATCATGGGCGGNACGCTGACCGAGGAACGCAAGGCACAGATGTCGGAGGGCATCATGATGGGGCGGGTCGGCAGCCGCGAGGAAGTGGCGGCCCTGATCTCCTTCCTGCTCGGACCGGACGCCGGCTACATCACGGCGGCCACGTACGACATCAACGGCGGCCTCCAGGTCTCCTGA
- a CDS encoding ATP-binding cassette domain-containing protein: protein MNAKEIDQQTLLQNEKDPLTHTPVHLLSLDGVGKHYGNIIALSEVTMAVDNGRVTCVLGDNGAGKSTLIKIIAGLHQHDAGTLKVMGEERKFSSPRDALDVGIATVYQDLAVVPLMPIWRNFFLGSELTKGFGPFKSMDVDKMKEITLKELAEMGIDLRDVEQPIGQLSGGERQCVAIARAVYFGAKVLILDEPTAALGVKQSGVVLRYILQARDRGLGVIFITHNPHHAFPVGDRFLLLKRGKSIGYYDKKDITLDELTAQMAGGAELAELAHELEQLGGHGDIVKEVQAEVAETSSQLPT from the coding sequence ATGAATGCCAAAGAGATCGACCAGCAGACCCTGCTGCAGAACGAAAAAGATCCCCTCACCCACACCCCCGTGCACCTGCTCTCCCTCGACGGGGTCGGCAAGCACTACGGCAACATCATCGCCCTCTCCGAGGTCACCATGGCCGTGGACAACGGCCGCGTCACCTGCGTCCTGGGCGACAACGGCGCCGGCAAGTCCACCCTGATCAAGATCATCGCCGGCCTGCACCAGCACGACGCCGGGACCCTGAAGGTCATGGGCGAGGAACGGAAGTTCAGCTCCCCACGTGACGCCCTGGACGTCGGCATCGCCACGGTCTACCAGGACCTCGCGGTGGTGCCGCTGATGCCGATCTGGCGCAACTTCTTCCTCGGCTCGGAACTGACCAAGGGATTCGGCCCGTTCAAGAGCATGGACGTGGACAAGATGAAGGAGATCACGCTCAAGGAACTCGCCGAAATGGGCATCGACCTGCGCGACGTCGAGCAGCCCATTGGGCAGCTCTCCGGCGGTGAACGCCAGTGTGTCGCGATCGCCCGGGCCGTGTACTTCGGTGCGAAGGTCCTGATCCTCGACGAGCCCACCGCCGCCCTCGGCGTCAAGCAGTCCGGCGTCGTGCTGCGCTACATCCTGCAGGCCCGCGACCGCGGCCTCGGCGTCATCTTCATCACCCACAACCCGCACCACGCCTTCCCCGTCGGCGACCGGTTCCTGCTGCTCAAGCGCGGCAAGTCGATCGGCTACTACGACAAGAAGGACATCACCCTCGACGAACTCACCGCCCAAATGGCCGGCGGCGCCGAACTCGCCGAACTCGCCCACGAACTCGAACAGCTCGGCGGCCACGGCGACATCGTCAAGGAAGTCCAGGCCGAAGTCGCGGAAACGTCCAGCCAGCTCCCCACCTGA
- a CDS encoding polyketide cyclase / dehydrase and lipid transport, translating to MKARYLVSRSRFIAAAPDAIFDVLATPALHSVIDGSDTVKGARPRGPARLYLGAKFGMQMRMRVNYKILNRVCEFEEGHRIAWRHFYGHVWRYLLEPATGPGGTAGTMVPGTMVTEQWDARRVRGKSLLRLAGYLRRHPVNLEQTLAKLDAYMAAHGDLGNVEGRTNSD from the coding sequence ATGAAGGCCCGCTATCTCGTGTCCCGCAGCCGGTTCATCGCAGCTGCCCCGGATGCGATTTTCGACGTGCTTGCCACGCCCGCCCTGCACAGCGTGATCGACGGCTCGGACACCGTGAAGGGCGCCAGGCCGCGCGGACCGGCACGGCTCTACCTCGGTGCCAAGTTCGGGATGCAAATGAGGATGAGGGTCAACTACAAAATCCTCAATCGGGTCTGCGAGTTCGAGGAAGGCCACCGGATCGCGTGGCGGCACTTCTACGGCCACGTGTGGCGCTACTTGCTCGAACCCGCCACCGGTCCCGGGGGGACCGCCGGCACCATGGTCCCCGGAACCATGGTCACCGAGCAATGGGACGCGCGGCGGGTCCGCGGCAAGAGCCTGCTCCGGCTGGCCGGCTACCTGCGCCGGCATCCGGTCAACCTGGAACAGACCCTGGCCAAGCTCGACGCCTACATGGCCGCGCACGGGGACTTGGGTAATGTGGAGGGAAGGACGAACAGCGACTGA
- a CDS encoding Gfo/Idh/MocA family oxidoreductase — MKDITLGLVGVGRIGVMHARNIAALNSVLHPEGINVRLRLTDVAADHARTVAGGLGAEFLPTVEALLASGLDGLVIATGTGTHPELIKAGVDAGIPVFCEKPVALNVADALPVLDYIRDRNGVVQIGHQRRFDAGYLEARRAYQAGELGWIHSLRAVTCDMAPPPVEFLAGSGGLFRDCSVHDFDILRWLTGREIVEVYAKGSNNGDPAIGEAGDVDTALALVTFDDGTVGTVSATRYNGAGHDVRLEIQGSRASLMVGLDDKTALVSAEAGISFPAGEPHQTFAERFDQAYRSEMGAFVDLILGRRDNPCTPEDAVAASRVADAAQESLATGVPVKVAVSVAG; from the coding sequence ATGAAAGACATCACACTCGGACTCGTGGGCGTGGGGCGCATCGGCGTCATGCACGCCCGCAACATCGCCGCCCTGAACAGCGTCCTGCACCCGGAGGGCATCAACGTCCGGCTCCGGCTGACGGATGTCGCCGCGGACCACGCCCGGACCGTGGCCGGCGGGCTCGGCGCCGAATTCCTGCCGACCGTCGAGGCCCTGCTGGCCTCCGGGCTGGACGGGCTCGTTATCGCCACCGGGACCGGGACCCACCCCGAGCTCATCAAGGCCGGCGTGGACGCCGGGATCCCGGTCTTCTGCGAAAAGCCCGTGGCCCTGAACGTGGCCGACGCCCTGCCGGTGCTCGACTACATCCGGGACCGCAACGGCGTGGTGCAGATCGGCCACCAGCGCCGGTTCGACGCCGGCTACCTGGAGGCCCGCCGCGCCTACCAGGCCGGCGAACTGGGCTGGATCCATTCCCTCCGCGCCGTCACTTGCGACATGGCACCGCCGCCGGTCGAGTTCCTGGCCGGATCAGGCGGGCTGTTCCGCGACTGCTCGGTCCACGATTTCGACATCCTGCGCTGGCTCACGGGCCGCGAAATCGTCGAGGTCTACGCCAAGGGTTCCAACAACGGCGACCCGGCCATCGGCGAAGCCGGCGACGTGGACACCGCCCTGGCGCTGGTGACGTTCGACGACGGCACTGTCGGCACGGTGTCCGCCACCCGCTACAACGGGGCCGGCCACGACGTCCGGCTGGAAATCCAGGGCTCCCGCGCCTCGCTCATGGTGGGCCTGGATGACAAGACGGCGCTGGTGTCCGCCGAAGCAGGCATCAGCTTCCCGGCGGGGGAGCCGCACCAGACGTTCGCCGAACGGTTCGACCAGGCCTACCGTTCCGAGATGGGCGCCTTCGTGGACCTGATCCTGGGCCGCCGGGACAACCCCTGCACCCCGGAGGACGCCGTCGCGGCCTCCCGGGTGGCCGACGCGGCGCAGGAATCGCTGGCCACCGGCGTCCCGGTCAAGGTGGCGGTCAGCGTCGCCGGCTGA
- a CDS encoding substrate-binding domain-containing protein — protein MKKFSWRKAALVAAVVPMMALSACSSSGGRPAETGAAAGSGGQAVSTPRLKVALITHASGGDTFWDIVRKGAEEASAKDNVELLYTSDPEAGRQAQLVQQAIDQKVDGIAVTLATPDALKDVLKKATDAGIPVVSLNAGEGVSQALGAFTHFGSNEQLAGEAVGTRLAAEGYKHPVCVIQQQGHVGLEARCAGVKAKVPGTEILYVDGKDMTAVQSTATAKLQASKDADVIIGLGAPITLTLLKSVADAGSSAKVASFDLNAELAQKIVDGAVLFTVDQQPWLQGYMSIDSIWQNKRGGFKLGGGQSVLTGPSIVDKTNAADVLKFAQQGIR, from the coding sequence GTGAAGAAGTTTTCCTGGCGTAAGGCGGCGCTGGTGGCCGCCGTCGTTCCGATGATGGCTCTTAGCGCCTGTTCCAGCAGCGGCGGCAGGCCCGCAGAGACCGGCGCCGCCGCCGGCAGTGGCGGCCAGGCGGTCTCGACGCCGCGGCTCAAGGTGGCCCTCATCACCCACGCATCGGGCGGCGACACCTTCTGGGACATCGTCCGCAAGGGCGCCGAGGAAGCATCGGCCAAGGACAACGTTGAACTCCTGTACACGTCGGATCCCGAGGCAGGCCGCCAGGCCCAGCTCGTCCAACAGGCCATTGACCAGAAGGTCGACGGCATCGCCGTCACCCTCGCCACGCCGGACGCCCTGAAGGACGTCCTGAAGAAGGCCACCGACGCCGGCATCCCGGTAGTGAGCCTCAACGCCGGTGAAGGCGTCTCCCAGGCACTCGGTGCCTTCACCCACTTCGGTTCCAACGAACAGCTCGCCGGCGAGGCCGTCGGCACCCGGCTCGCGGCCGAGGGCTACAAGCACCCCGTCTGCGTGATCCAGCAGCAGGGCCACGTGGGCCTTGAAGCACGTTGCGCCGGTGTCAAGGCCAAGGTGCCCGGCACGGAAATCCTGTACGTGGACGGCAAGGACATGACCGCCGTCCAGTCCACCGCGACCGCCAAGCTCCAGGCCTCCAAGGACGCCGACGTCATCATCGGCCTCGGCGCGCCGATCACCCTCACGCTCCTGAAGTCGGTCGCGGACGCCGGCAGTTCCGCCAAGGTGGCCAGCTTCGACCTGAACGCCGAACTCGCCCAGAAGATCGTCGACGGCGCAGTCCTGTTCACCGTGGACCAGCAGCCGTGGCTGCAGGGCTACATGTCCATTGACTCGATCTGGCAGAACAAGCGCGGTGGCTTCAAGCTCGGCGGCGGCCAGTCGGTCCTGACCGGCCCGAGCATCGTCGACAAGACCAATGCGGCTGATGTCCTGAAGTTCGCCCAGCAGGGTATCCGCTAA
- a CDS encoding ABC transporter permease — protein sequence MTITQTKTKSPAADERVAKRSPFQKLLGRPEVGALVGAIVLFVFFALVSPTFTQPNAFVTILYGSSTIGIMAVGVSLLMIGGEFDLSTGVAVISSALTASLFSWYFTTNVWVGVGLALVVSLSIGFINGWILMKTKLPSFIVTLATFLMLTGLNLGLTRLIGGSVSSPSISSMDGFASARAVFASSISIGGVDVKITVFYWFLLVAIATWVLMRTRIGNWIFAVGGDANAARAVGVPVKATKIGLFMGVGFCAWVLGMHNLFAFDAVQSGEGVGNEFLYIIAAVIGGCLLTGGYGSAIGGAIGAFIFGMANKGIVYAQWNPDWFKFFLGLMLLLATIVNLIVKRRAELK from the coding sequence ATGACTATCACCCAGACAAAGACCAAGTCACCGGCGGCCGATGAGCGCGTCGCCAAGCGCAGCCCGTTCCAGAAGCTGCTGGGCCGTCCCGAGGTCGGTGCCCTCGTCGGGGCCATCGTTCTGTTCGTTTTCTTCGCCCTGGTGTCCCCGACCTTCACCCAGCCGAACGCCTTCGTGACCATCCTGTACGGCTCCTCCACGATCGGGATCATGGCCGTGGGCGTGTCCTTGCTGATGATCGGTGGGGAGTTCGACCTCTCGACCGGTGTCGCCGTGATTTCCTCGGCACTGACGGCGTCGCTGTTCAGCTGGTACTTCACCACGAACGTCTGGGTCGGCGTCGGCCTGGCCCTGGTGGTTTCCCTGTCCATCGGGTTCATCAACGGCTGGATCCTGATGAAGACCAAACTCCCCAGCTTTATCGTCACCCTCGCGACGTTCCTGATGCTGACCGGCCTGAACCTGGGCCTGACCCGCCTGATCGGCGGCTCCGTGTCCTCGCCCTCCATCTCCAGCATGGACGGCTTCGCCTCGGCCCGCGCGGTCTTCGCCTCCTCGATCTCCATCGGCGGCGTCGACGTCAAGATCACTGTGTTCTACTGGTTCCTCCTCGTCGCCATCGCCACCTGGGTGCTCATGCGGACCCGGATCGGCAACTGGATCTTCGCGGTCGGCGGCGACGCAAACGCCGCCCGCGCCGTCGGCGTTCCGGTCAAGGCCACCAAGATCGGCCTGTTCATGGGCGTCGGTTTCTGCGCCTGGGTCCTAGGTATGCACAACCTCTTCGCGTTCGACGCCGTGCAGTCCGGCGAAGGCGTGGGCAACGAGTTCCTCTACATCATCGCCGCGGTGATCGGCGGCTGCCTCCTCACCGGCGGCTACGGCTCGGCAATCGGCGGCGCGATCGGCGCGTTCATCTTCGGCATGGCCAACAAGGGCATCGTTTACGCCCAGTGGAACCCGGACTGGTTCAAGTTCTTCCTGGGCCTGATGCTGCTGCTGGCCACCATCGTCAACCTCATCGTCAAGCGCCGCGCGGAACTGAAGTAA
- a CDS encoding FadR/GntR family transcriptional regulator: MGRRTLVDDLVDGLLTEILDGKLQPHAAIPPEADIAKEYGVSRLTVREALKALRAQNILYVKAGRGTFVNPTDNWTGLDAIFKAASHGNGADQVSVGLIEMRRMVETGAAALAATRYTPEQAERMRECIADMRRFHESGDLDRFVEADIGFHDAVLSASGNPFVRALFGQLGQLLYMTRRETSAVNEIQEHAIDYHQRVLDGILSGDAERSRKAMDAHMDQTNADYERYVRGATH; encoded by the coding sequence ATGGGCCGCAGGACACTGGTCGACGACCTCGTCGACGGCCTGCTGACCGAGATCCTCGACGGAAAGCTCCAACCGCACGCCGCGATTCCGCCCGAGGCCGACATCGCCAAGGAGTACGGCGTCAGCCGGCTGACCGTCCGCGAGGCCCTCAAGGCCCTCCGCGCGCAAAACATCCTCTACGTCAAGGCCGGTCGGGGGACTTTCGTCAATCCCACCGACAACTGGACCGGCCTGGACGCCATCTTCAAGGCCGCATCGCACGGCAACGGGGCCGACCAGGTCTCCGTGGGGCTGATCGAGATGCGCCGCATGGTGGAAACCGGGGCGGCCGCGCTCGCCGCGACCCGCTACACCCCGGAGCAGGCCGAGCGGATGCGTGAGTGCATCGCGGACATGAGACGCTTCCATGAGTCCGGCGACCTTGACCGCTTCGTGGAGGCGGACATCGGGTTCCACGACGCCGTCCTGAGCGCTTCCGGCAACCCGTTCGTCCGCGCGCTGTTCGGCCAGCTGGGGCAGCTGCTGTACATGACCCGGCGCGAGACGTCCGCCGTCAACGAGATCCAGGAACACGCCATCGACTATCACCAACGGGTGCTGGACGGCATCCTGAGCGGCGACGCCGAGCGCTCCCGCAAGGCCATGGATGCGCACATGGACCAGACCAATGCCGACTACGAACGCTACGTCCGGGGCGCCACGCACTAA
- a CDS encoding M10 family metallopeptidase domain-containing protein produces the protein MEGPEFRDRGPRHSRPVTALRVVRNLVAAAVIAGGAFLAAGLVYGDPRFTGLFEVSHGTGNSAGQNPWQSQGAGAQAPRSGQGSGQPAVPAGGDREETPRPGLEEQDQPLATPRKPATASSSYKFLATNDDGSPVGYSPCRPLHYVVNAALAPQGSERLVEDSIRTISEATGIRFINDGPTSELPSPTRAPYQKAAYGDRWAPLLIAWTTPEQAPQLKGPVIGTGGSTHFSFGDGPKSFVTGSLELDAPQITEDLDRSQGAAYATAVILHELGHVMGLEHVDDPSQLMYPEIGTPDGLAAGDLNGLYELGHAQCRKDL, from the coding sequence GTGGAGGGTCCTGAATTCCGGGACCGCGGGCCGCGGCACAGCCGGCCCGTCACGGCGCTGCGGGTGGTCAGGAACCTGGTTGCCGCGGCCGTGATCGCGGGCGGCGCGTTCCTGGCGGCCGGGCTGGTCTACGGCGATCCCCGGTTCACGGGCCTGTTCGAGGTCAGCCACGGAACGGGGAACAGCGCGGGGCAGAACCCGTGGCAGAGCCAGGGCGCCGGCGCGCAGGCACCGCGGTCCGGACAGGGATCGGGCCAGCCTGCCGTGCCTGCCGGCGGGGACCGGGAAGAGACTCCCCGGCCCGGGCTCGAGGAGCAGGACCAGCCCCTTGCCACACCCCGGAAACCGGCAACCGCCAGTTCCTCCTACAAGTTCCTGGCAACGAACGACGACGGCAGCCCGGTGGGCTATTCGCCGTGCCGGCCGCTGCACTATGTGGTCAACGCAGCACTGGCGCCGCAGGGATCCGAACGGCTGGTGGAGGACTCCATCCGGACGATCTCCGAGGCCACCGGGATCAGGTTCATCAATGACGGGCCCACGAGCGAGCTCCCCTCGCCCACCCGGGCGCCCTACCAGAAGGCCGCCTACGGGGACCGGTGGGCGCCGCTGCTGATCGCGTGGACCACCCCGGAACAGGCCCCGCAGCTGAAGGGCCCGGTGATCGGAACCGGCGGCAGCACGCACTTTAGTTTCGGCGACGGGCCCAAGAGCTTCGTCACCGGCAGCCTGGAGCTGGACGCCCCGCAGATCACCGAAGACCTGGACCGGTCCCAAGGTGCGGCGTACGCCACGGCCGTGATCCTGCACGAACTTGGCCACGTGATGGGCCTGGAACACGTCGATGACCCGTCCCAGCTGATGTACCCGGAGATCGGAACGCCCGACGGGCTGGCCGCCGGGGACCTGAACGGGCTGTACGAACTCGGCCACGCCCAGTGCCGCAAGGACCTCTGA
- a CDS encoding MFS transporter, with the protein MMTLLARNSAGLGELGERTLRKVRRRIMPLIVLLYFIAYLDRNNVGFAKLGMQGDIGLTEAAYGLGAGIFFLGYALLEIPSNGGMYKFGARKWIARILITWGIFATAMFLVNGETTFYIIRFLLGAAEAGFFPAVLFYLTLWFPAAQRVTVLGIFILAQPISNALGAPVSGMLLGLEGVAGLHGWQWLYILEGIPAILLGLLTPMLMTDRPAHAKWLAPDEREWLTTTMDKELADKQQSGNHNFLAGLKDPRTIAYSALYFGLVCGIYGLGLWLPTIVKALGKFNTTEVGFIVFIPYAIAAVFVYFWSKRSDRTGNRVWHASASMILAAIGLLGAGFLLPVNAVLAMVFLTLAAMGIYSAIAPFLAMPSAALTGAAAAAGLAMVNSLGNLGGFVAPYIVGLLKDTTGNRQTGLVFLAACLAITGVATYLYARNRPEGASTPAATVSASESH; encoded by the coding sequence ATGATGACTCTATTAGCCCGCAACTCAGCCGGACTCGGCGAACTCGGCGAGCGGACGCTCCGCAAGGTCCGCCGCCGCATCATGCCGCTGATCGTCCTGCTCTACTTCATTGCCTACCTGGACCGCAACAACGTCGGCTTCGCCAAACTCGGCATGCAGGGCGACATCGGACTGACCGAAGCGGCCTACGGCCTCGGCGCCGGAATCTTCTTCCTCGGCTACGCCCTGCTGGAAATTCCGAGCAACGGCGGCATGTACAAGTTCGGCGCCCGGAAATGGATCGCCCGGATCCTCATCACCTGGGGCATCTTCGCCACCGCGATGTTCCTCGTCAACGGCGAGACCACGTTCTACATCATCCGTTTCCTCCTCGGCGCCGCTGAGGCAGGCTTCTTCCCGGCCGTCCTGTTCTACCTCACCCTGTGGTTCCCGGCCGCACAGCGCGTCACCGTGCTTGGCATCTTCATCCTGGCGCAGCCGATTTCCAATGCCCTCGGCGCCCCGGTCTCCGGCATGCTGCTCGGGCTGGAAGGCGTCGCCGGCCTGCACGGCTGGCAGTGGCTGTACATCCTTGAAGGCATCCCGGCCATCCTCCTGGGCCTCCTGACCCCGATGCTCATGACCGACCGCCCGGCCCACGCCAAGTGGCTGGCCCCGGACGAGCGGGAATGGCTCACCACCACCATGGACAAGGAACTCGCGGACAAGCAGCAGTCCGGCAACCACAACTTCCTGGCCGGGCTCAAGGACCCGCGAACCATTGCCTACTCGGCCCTCTATTTCGGCCTGGTCTGCGGCATCTACGGCCTGGGCCTGTGGCTGCCGACCATCGTCAAGGCGCTCGGCAAGTTCAACACCACCGAAGTCGGGTTCATCGTCTTCATCCCGTACGCCATCGCCGCTGTCTTCGTCTACTTCTGGAGCAAGCGCTCGGACCGCACCGGCAACCGCGTGTGGCACGCCAGTGCCAGCATGATCCTCGCCGCCATCGGCCTGCTGGGCGCCGGGTTCCTGCTCCCGGTCAACGCCGTCCTGGCCATGGTCTTCCTGACCCTGGCCGCCATGGGCATCTACTCGGCCATCGCGCCCTTCCTGGCCATGCCGTCCGCCGCCCTGACCGGCGCCGCGGCCGCCGCGGGCCTGGCGATGGTCAACTCCCTCGGAAACCTCGGCGGCTTTGTCGCCCCGTACATCGTCGGCCTGCTCAAGGACACCACGGGCAACAGACAGACCGGCCTGGTGTTCCTGGCCGCCTGCCTTGCCATCACCGGCGTCGCCACGTACCTGTACGCCCGCAACCGTCCGGAAGGTGCCTCCACCCCGGCAGCCACCGTTTCGGCATCTGAATCCCACTAG